AGCGAAATTCCTTGTCGGGTAAGTTCCGACCTGCACGAATGGCGTAACGACTTCCCCGCTGTCTCCAACACCAACTCAGCGAAATTGAACTCTCCGTGAAGATGCGGAGTACCCGCGGTCAGACGGAAAGACCCCGTGCACCTTTACTACAGCTTTGCAGTGGTGCTAGGGATCTCATGTGTAGGATAGGTGGGAGGCTAGGAAACCCGGGCGCCAGCTCGGGTGGAGCCACCCTTGAAATACCACCCTTGAGGTCTCTGGCATCTAACCGCGCTCCGTTGATCCGGAGCCGGGACCCTGCATGGCGGGTAGTTTGACTGGGGCGGTCGCCTCCCAAAGTGTAACGGAGGCGCGCGATGGTGGGCTCAGAGCGGTCGGAAATCGCTCGACGAGTGCAATGGCATAAGCCCGCCTGACTGCAAGACAGACAAGTCGAGCAGAGACGAAAGTCGGCCATAGTGATCCGGTGGTTCCACGTGGACGGGCCATCGCTCAACGGATAAAAGGTACGCCGGGGATAACAGGCTGATGACTCCCAAGAGTCCATATCGACGGAGTCGTTTGGCACCTCGATGTCGGCTCATCACATCCTGGGGCTGGAGCAGGTCCCAAGGGTTCGGCTGTTCGCCGATTAAAGTGGTACGTGAGCTGGGTTTAGAACGTCGTGAGACAGTTCGGTCCCTATCTGCCGTGGGTGTCGGAGTTTTGCGAGGATCTGTCCCTAGTACGAGAGGACCGGGATGGACATACCTCTGGTGCACCGGTTGTCACGCCAGTGGCATGGCCGGGTAGCTAAGTATGGACGGGATAACCGCTGAAAGCATCTAAGCGGGAAACCCACCTCAAAACCAGAACTCCCTTGAGAGCCGTGACAGACCATCACGTCGATAGGAGGCATGTGGACGGGCGGCAACGCCTGAAGCTGAGCCTTACTAATCGCTCGATCGGCTTGATCCTTCCCAGTCGGTAGCCCGCGCGCAGCGGCAAGCCCTGGGCGCACGAGCCAACACCGCAAAGAACAAGAGCAAACGTCCTCGCTCAAACGAAACCCTCTGCCGTCCCTGTCCGGATGGTTCGCGTGTGCCTTGGTGACCTGGTGGTCATGGCGAGGCTCCCAACACCCGATCCCATTCCGAACTCGGCCGTGAAACGCCTCAGCGCCGATGGTACTGCGTCTTAAGACGTGGGAGAGTAGGTCGCCGCCAGGTCACCACGGCACACGCCAAACCAAAACGGACGTGGACGCAGCAGGCTTCAAGCACACTTGACAATCGGCTTCATGAACGGCAAGGCCGGCGCTTTTCCCCACGGGAAGCGCCGGCTTTTCGTCGTGTCCGGCGTGCCGGCGCGGGCTCCCTCCCTAACCCTCCCCCGCCACCGGCGGGGGAGGGGATTATGGGGATGGGGATTGGTTGCCGGGACGGTGGTCAAGCTGGGTGAGGATCGTCTGGGCCTCGGTCAGCAAGGCGTCGCGGACGCGGATGTATTGGTCGAGGGAGCTTCCGGATCGTTGCCGCGCCTGCAAAGCGGCGATCTGGATGTCGAGCGCGTCGAGATCGCGGTCGATGCATTTCAGCGCGTCGCGCGCCCGTTGCTCTTCCTGCGCGTTCATGGCCACTCCTCCCGTGTCTGGTCTGGATTTCCGGCGAATCGCATCCGAACGAGGTACGGCTTTTTGTTTTGATCTCCCTGGCACTGCTTTTGCTGAACGAGTTCCGTTCACGAGCGTCCGCTCGGCAAGCTGAGAGGGAGACTACGATGGCGTCACGCGGAATCAATGCCGGTTTGGTGATTACGGTCGCTCAGAGTGCCATCGACTTTCTGTGGTCGCATTGGGACGGCTCGTCCAAATCCGTCCGCTCGGCGCTGATGGCCTCGGAATTCTGGACGTTGCAAGCCTATGGCCGGCATGGCCAGTGGGTGCAGTCGGTCACCCGCGACGCGCTGGTCGAGTTTCTCGGCAATTATATCGACCGGCGCATGGAGGTCGGCGACAGCGAGGACCGGGCCGTCGCCACCGCGGTTTACCGTCTCACGGGCAAGACGGTGGGTGCGGTCTGAGCAAGCTAAGGGGCGGCGTGCCTATTTTTTGTCCGGATGCCCATGGGGTGAGCAGCGCTTCCCATGGGCATCCGGGAAGCGGTGTCATTCGGGGTCGGACCACAGCTTGCCGCCGCTGGCCCAATCGCTCTTCTTCACGTCATGGAAGATGACATCGACCGCCTCCGGGCTGCAGCCGAGCACTTCGACCGAGGCGTCGGTGAGCGCCTTGGCGTAGGCGCGCTTTTGCTCCAGCGTGCGGCCTTCGAAAAGCTGAACGTTGATCAGCGGCATAATCGTTCCATCCCCTCTGTTGCGGACCGTGGTCCGGAAAGCTCAAGTCTTGTAG
The Azospirillum brasilense genome window above contains:
- a CDS encoding 4-oxalocrotonate tautomerase, producing the protein MPLINVQLFEGRTLEQKRAYAKALTDASVEVLGCSPEAVDVIFHDVKKSDWASGGKLWSDPE